A section of the Metabacillus endolithicus genome encodes:
- a CDS encoding methyl-accepting chemotaxis protein, whose amino-acid sequence MILIGTVDISEIQKEAQVVLKPILTSLVILVVLSIFISLFIAGRITIPIKELQSKMKLVEEGDLTVELENKKQDEIGQLAISANSMKNSIRIIIEQVASVSLTVANKSEDLTQSTREVKIGSEQTATTMQELATGAETQVQYTSDLSDMMQSFLNEIIEANSKGESIQESSINVLSLSDQGQKLMHYSVSQMDNIEKIVKIAVDKVRGLDKQSQEISNLVSVIKDIAEQTNLLALNAAIEAARAGDQGKGFAVVADEVRKLAEQVSTSVSDITNIVDYIQNETKEVAKSLESGYSEVEEGSVQIRTTGETFEDINKSIMHMVDTIKGVTSTFMNITEKSQQMSDTVEVIASISEGFAAGIEETSANAQQTSSSMEEVANSCEVPIEVSR is encoded by the coding sequence TTGATTTTAATTGGAACAGTGGATATATCAGAAATTCAAAAAGAAGCTCAAGTGGTATTAAAGCCAATACTAACCAGCCTCGTGATACTGGTTGTTTTATCTATATTTATTAGTCTATTCATTGCCGGTAGAATTACTATTCCTATAAAGGAATTGCAGTCTAAAATGAAATTAGTTGAAGAAGGAGACTTAACTGTTGAATTAGAAAATAAAAAGCAAGATGAAATTGGTCAACTGGCTATTTCGGCCAATAGCATGAAAAATAGTATTAGAATTATCATAGAGCAAGTTGCGAGTGTTTCTTTGACAGTTGCTAATAAAAGTGAAGATTTAACACAGTCCACAAGGGAAGTAAAGATTGGTTCTGAACAAACGGCTACAACCATGCAAGAATTAGCAACAGGTGCTGAAACACAAGTTCAGTATACAAGTGATCTATCTGATATGATGCAAAGCTTTTTAAACGAAATTATAGAAGCGAATTCTAAGGGGGAGTCTATCCAAGAGTCCTCAATAAATGTGCTTTCATTATCAGATCAAGGGCAAAAATTAATGCATTACTCAGTAAGCCAAATGGATAATATCGAAAAAATTGTAAAAATAGCCGTTGATAAAGTAAGAGGCTTAGATAAACAATCACAGGAAATATCTAATCTAGTGTCGGTTATTAAAGATATAGCAGAACAAACAAATCTATTAGCGTTAAATGCTGCTATTGAAGCAGCTCGTGCAGGAGATCAAGGAAAAGGGTTTGCCGTAGTAGCAGATGAAGTAAGAAAACTGGCAGAACAGGTTTCGACATCAGTATCTGATATTACGAATATAGTTGATTATATTCAGAATGAAACAAAAGAAGTTGCTAAATCGCTTGAAAGTGGATATAGCGAGGTTGAAGAGGGAAGCGTGCAAATTAGAACAACAGGTGAAACGTTTGAAGATATTAATAAATCTATAATGCATATGGTTGATACGATTAAGGGTGTAACATCAACTTTCATGAATATCACAGAAAAAAGTCAACAAATGAGTGATACAGTGGAAGTAATAGCATCTATTTCGGAGGGGTTTGCTGCAGGAATAGAAGAAACATCGGCAAATGCACAACAAACAAGTAGTTCTATGGAAGAAGTGGCTAATAGTTGTGAAGTGCCTATCGAAGTTAGCCGATGA
- a CDS encoding MATE family efflux transporter has product MAWAWTKQLATRILAIGFPSLLAETGTVIFIVGYNLTIVATLGTDGVTAFSVINYLHGFMFLAFFGIETAMQPMISYYHGAKKKLQMQETIRLAEKTAIGLGLILFVIGYVFAPSLVRLFGVTDSAIIELAVEGIRLFFISYLFIGISFVYMTYFQSVGKVWSATVIILCRSYGFFLVYLFVLPKIIGVKGIWLSMPIAELTMAVLIVLFVRKRVQKQVKINQNSY; this is encoded by the coding sequence ATGGCATGGGCTTGGACAAAACAGCTAGCTACAAGAATATTAGCGATTGGTTTTCCAAGCTTGCTTGCAGAAACAGGTACTGTTATTTTTATTGTTGGCTATAACTTAACCATTGTAGCAACTTTAGGAACGGATGGCGTTACAGCATTTTCTGTTATAAACTATTTACATGGTTTTATGTTCTTAGCATTCTTTGGTATAGAAACAGCGATGCAACCAATGATTAGCTATTATCACGGTGCCAAAAAGAAGCTGCAAATGCAGGAAACAATTAGATTGGCTGAAAAGACGGCTATCGGACTTGGGCTGATTTTATTTGTAATTGGCTACGTTTTTGCTCCGTCGTTAGTACGTTTATTTGGGGTTACTGATTCAGCCATTATTGAGCTAGCAGTAGAAGGCATTCGGTTGTTTTTCATTAGCTATTTATTTATCGGGATTAGTTTTGTCTATATGACGTATTTCCAATCGGTGGGGAAAGTGTGGTCCGCCACAGTAATTATTCTTTGCCGAAGTTACGGATTTTTTTTAGTGTACTTATTTGTATTACCAAAAATAATAGGTGTCAAGGGTATCTGGCTTTCGATGCCGATTGCTGAGCTAACAATGGCGGTCCTAATTGTTCTATTTGTAAGGAAACGTGTGCAAAAGCAGGTGAAGATTAATCAAAACTCTTACTAA
- a CDS encoding Gfo/Idh/MocA family protein — protein MVGVNKKKLRIGMVGYKFMGKAHSHAYRDVSFYFDNNIEPVLQAICGRNEEAVKEAANKMGWLSYETDWKKLIARDDIDLIDIVTPNNAHTEIAIAAAEAGKHVFCEKPLAMTLEQSIRMLKAVEENGVIHMVNYNYRFAPATQFAKKIIEDGRLGKIYHIRATYLQDWIMDPNFPLVWRLDKDVCGSGSHGDLAAHIIDMARFLVGEFKEVSGLMETFIKERPVVESSSGLSGKASSNKLEEVKVDDASVFIAKFENGAIGTFEATRFAGGNKNGNRFEINGEKGSIRWDGENMNNLQVYFHDDEPGIQGFRTINCTEETHPFAGAYWPVAHIIGYEHTFINLLVELLNGIDKGYNPSPNFIDGVKNQAILEAVEQSARTKQWVSLNEMSVGV, from the coding sequence ATGGTGGGCGTAAACAAGAAGAAGCTACGTATTGGCATGGTTGGTTACAAGTTTATGGGCAAAGCACATTCCCACGCTTATCGTGACGTATCCTTTTATTTTGATAACAACATAGAGCCTGTACTACAAGCTATATGTGGACGTAATGAAGAAGCTGTAAAAGAAGCTGCTAATAAGATGGGTTGGTTAAGCTATGAAACCGATTGGAAGAAATTAATAGCACGTGATGATATCGATTTAATTGATATCGTTACTCCTAATAATGCCCACACCGAAATTGCTATTGCTGCTGCTGAAGCAGGAAAACATGTATTTTGTGAGAAACCATTAGCCATGACGTTAGAACAATCCATTCGTATGTTAAAAGCTGTTGAAGAAAATGGTGTCATTCATATGGTTAATTACAACTATCGTTTTGCTCCAGCTACTCAATTTGCTAAAAAAATAATTGAAGACGGTAGATTAGGAAAAATCTATCATATTCGAGCAACTTATTTACAAGATTGGATTATGGATCCTAATTTCCCACTTGTTTGGCGACTAGATAAGGATGTATGTGGTTCAGGATCACATGGAGATCTGGCAGCCCATATTATAGATATGGCCAGATTCTTAGTCGGCGAATTCAAAGAAGTTAGTGGCTTAATGGAAACATTTATAAAAGAACGACCAGTAGTAGAAAGCAGCTCTGGTTTGAGTGGAAAAGCCTCAAGTAACAAGCTAGAAGAAGTTAAAGTTGATGATGCTAGTGTATTTATTGCCAAATTCGAAAACGGTGCCATTGGTACGTTTGAGGCTACCCGTTTTGCTGGTGGAAACAAAAATGGAAATCGCTTTGAAATTAATGGTGAAAAAGGGTCTATTCGTTGGGACGGCGAAAACATGAATAACCTGCAAGTGTATTTTCATGATGATGAACCCGGAATTCAAGGATTTAGAACGATTAACTGTACAGAGGAAACCCATCCATTTGCAGGAGCTTATTGGCCTGTTGCACATATAATAGGATATGAGCACACATTTATTAATTTATTGGTTGAATTATTAAATGGTATTGATAAAGGCTATAATCCATCTCCAAACTTTATTGATGGTGTGAAAAATCAGGCAATCCTAGAAGCCGTTGAGCAATCGGCACGTACAAAACAGTGGGTATCTCTGAATGAAATGAGCGTAGGAGTTTAA